Proteins found in one Planococcus citri chromosome 2, ihPlaCitr1.1, whole genome shotgun sequence genomic segment:
- the LOC135835470 gene encoding facilitated trehalose transporter Tret1-like, translating into MLFQNFGRGGFLKVATYAAITFSAYICVGLNRSYTAFLNHYLSEPDSIIKITDEQKSWLASSIGYLSPVGSLFSGTVMDFFGRKVFLSMIFIPFAISWLTISLAKSYTVLLLGMMLQGLGGGMSSCVSVYISEISSREHRGALLGFITVAYNCGVLICNLLNYNFMWNVSSIVCLCISITFMAVTITFLPESPVWLHSKGRTEEAIEILSSLRGADRDKLESEIKDMEKRTREPIKTTFSQTFKNIRKAWKQLLVITVLFVLMQHTGYSIMIAYTLLVFDRLNLPLDSSKITVLYSTFGFISSFTTPIFMHRFGRKTVLSVSSLGMAIAMVIVGVYEELFYYESTKMYVWIVPIAFYVYVFACNTGVYPIGFIIGGEVFPTEVRGTMNGIYGVFSSIYWVSTLKLYPKVMFYFGIKTMIWSFAVSSFILCLYGKFLLPETKGKTLNEIQEQYFQRKKPTGKDVPQSTA; encoded by the exons atgttgtttcaaaattttggtcgagGAGGATTCCTCAAAGTG GCTACCTATGCAGCTATTACTTTTTCAGCGTACATTTGTGTGGGATTGAACAGAAGCTACACAGcatttttgaatcattatttATCAGAACCTGATTCAATCATAAAGATTACAGATGAGCAGAAATCATGGCtcg CCAGTTCAATTGGTTACCTCTCTCCAGTAGGAAGCTTATTTTCTGGCACTGTAATGGATTTTTTCGGACGAAAAGTATTTCTTTCGATGATTTTCATTCCATTTGCTATTTCCTGGTTGACCATATCTCTGGCTAAAAGTTACACGGTGCTTCTATTGGGCATGATGTTGCAAGGCCTTGGAGGAG GAATGTCATCATGTGTTTCGGTCTACATCTCGGAAATATCCAGCAGGGAACACAGAGGAGCACTACTGGGCTTCATAACCGTAGCTTACAACTGCGGTGTACTCATATGCAACTTACTCAACTATAATTTCATGTGGAACGTATCGTCAATAGTATGCTTATGCATATCCATTACATTTATGGCAGTGACAATCACTTTTCTGCCAGAATCGCCGGTTTGGTTGCACAGCAAAGGACGTACTGAAGAAGCCATCGAAATACTATCCTCTCTCAGAGGCGCTGACAGAGATAAACTCGAATCCGAAATAAAAGATATGGAAAAGCGTACTCGTGAACCAATCAAGACCACCTTCAGTCAAACgtttaaaaatattcgaaaagcATGGAAACAGTTACTAGTTATAACAGTCTTATTCGTTCTAATGCAACATACCGGTTACTCAATTATGATCGCGTATACATTATTAGTCTTCGATCGATTGAATTTACCATTAGACAGCTCAAAGATCACGGTGCTTTATTCGACTTTTGGATTCATCAGTAGCTTTACGACACCTATATTCATGCACAGATTTGGTAGAAAAACTGTCCTATCTGTGTCTTCTCTAGGTATGGCGATAGCTATGGTCATTGTAGGAGTTTACGAGGAATTATTTTATTACGAGTCTACAAAAATGTACGTTTGGATCGTACCAATCGCTTTTTACGTCTATGTGTTCGCCTGTAATACGGGTGTTTACCCTATTGGATTCATTATTGGAGGCGAAGTGTTCCCAACTGAAGTACGAGGCACGATGAATGGTATTTACGGAGTATTCTCAAGTATATATTGGGTCAGTACATTGAAGCTGTATCCAAAAGTCATGTTTTATTTTGGAATCAAAACAATGATATGGTCTTTTGCTGTATCGTCTTTCATTTTGTGTTTGTATGGAAAATTCCTATTACCGGAAACCAAAGGAAAaactttgaatgaaattcaaGAACAGTATTTCCAAAGGAAAAAACCCACGGGAAAAGACGTGCCTCAGTCTACAGCGTGA
- the LOC135835469 gene encoding facilitated trehalose transporter Tret1-like → MEHKYEATPVLQKRRKLPHKGTAKEICYVFITLLVYILVGVSRSYAAFLFHQLDQPDSKIRIEDGHKSWIASSLGILSPLGCLVSGSIMDFFGRKFFIQMMFIPFIISWLMVAFADSYSMLFIGMMIQGLGGGMSFCISTYICEISTMEHRGALLGTLEVAYNIGVLLSNLMMYFLKWDTVASIYAAFSIFSLSLTIILPESPIWLYLQGKKEKSIKILCSLRCQTVSELRSEIQDMETSYSSEINISITNTVKNCLRAWRQLSIAVGLITLLQHTGYSIMVAYTITIVDKLQIPYNSSKITIVYSVVGFIGAFVTPYVMHNVGRKSLLSVSALGMALSMMVIGSYEQLYHDVNEKPNAWLVPGALFVYVLLCNVGVLPIGFIVGGELFPYEVAGIMNGIYGIFAYAYWSLTLKVYPEFLFHFGIKIIVWAFAVSCFIVSLYGVFILPETKGKTVNEVQEQYFKKKKRRFIEEDA, encoded by the exons atGGAACATAAATATGA AGCAACACCGGTGTTACAAAAACGTAGAAAACTTCCCCACAAAGGAACTGCCAAAGAA ATTTGCTATGTTTTCATAACCTTATTAGTTTACATCCTCGTTGGGGTAAGCAGAAGTTATGCAGCTTTCCTATTCCATCAACTCGACCAGCCTGATTCAAAAATACGGATCGAAGATGGCCATAAATCATGGATAG CTAGTTCTCTTGGTATTCTTAGTCCACTCGGATGTCTCGTTTCTGGCAgtattatggatttttttggtagaaaatttttcatacaaatgatGTTTATACCATTTATCATATCTTGGCTTATGGTGGCGTTTGCTGATAGTTATTCTATGTTGTTTATTGGTATGATGATCCAGGGGCTTGGTGGAG GAATGTCTTTCTGTATCTCAACTTACATTTGCGAAATATCAACCATGGAACATAGAGGAGCTCTTCTGGGTACTTTAGAGGTAGCCTACAATATCGGTGTATTACTGAGCAACCTGATgatgtattttctaaaatgggATACCGTCGCTTCCATTTACGCAGCTTTCTCCATATTCAGTCTTTCGTTAACCATTATTCTACCCGAATCGCCAATATGGCTATACTTGCAAGGCAAAAAAGAGAAATCCATCAAAATCCTGTGTTCTTTACGATGCCAAACCGTTAGCGAACTACGAAGTGAAATTCAAGACATGGAAACATCATACTCGTCAGAGATCAACATCAGTATCACAAACACAGTTAAAAATTGCCTAAGAGCATGGCGTCAATTATCCATAGCTGTTGGTTTGATTACCTTATTGCAGCATACTGGGTACTCGATCATGGTAGCTTATACGATCACCATCGTTGATAAATTACAAATCCCTTACAATAGctcaaaaattaccatcgtTTATTCGGTAGTAGGTTTCATCGGAGCTTTTGTAACACCTTATGTGATGCACAACGTTGGACGAAAATCACTTTTATCAGTATCTGCGTTAGGAATGGCTCTCAGTATGATGGTCATAGGTAGTTACGAACAGCTCTATCATGATGTGAACGAGAAACCGAACGCTTGGCTAGTACCAGGCGCTCTATTCGTTTACGTTTTGCTATGTAACGTTGGAGTGTTGCCTATAGGATTCATCGTAGGAGGAGAATTATTCCCTTACGAAGTGGCTGGCATCATGAACGggatttatggtatttttgcatACGCGTATTGGTCTCTGACGTTGAAAGTGTATCCTGAGTTTTTGTTCCATTTTGGAATTAAAATCATCGTTTGGGCTTTCGCTGTGTCTTGTTTCATTGTCAGCTTGTATGGAGTTTTTATTTTACCCGAGACGAAAGGTAAAACAGTCAATGAAGTTCAGGAGCAGTATTTTAAGAAGAAAAAGAGACGTTTTATTGAAGAAGATGCGTAA
- the LOC135835472 gene encoding facilitated trehalose transporter Tret1-like, translated as MFFFSCQGGFLKVASYAAICLSAYLCVGMNRSYTAFLLHYLSEPDSIIKVPDEQKSWLASSIGFLAPFGSIFSGTVMDFFGRKLYLSMIFIPFALSWLTISLAKSYTVLFLGMMLQGLGGGMSMGVSVYISEISTREHRGALLSIIAIAYNGGVLTCNLLNYNFMWNISSIVCMCLCLIFMVLVSFLPESPIWLYNKGRTEEAIKILCSLRGSDRDKLEAEIKDMEKHAHEPVKTTFSQTFKNIRKAWKQLLVVTALFALMQHTGYSIMIAYTLLVFDRLNLPLDSSKVTVLYSTFGFISAFTTPFFMHRFGRKTVLSVSSLGMAIAMVVVGIYEEIFYYESTKMYVLIVPIAFYFYVFACNVGVYPIGFIIGGEVFPTEVRGTMNGMYGLFTNFYWATTLKVYPKILHNFGIKGLIWSFATSGVILCLYGKFLLPETKGKTLNEIQEQYFQKKKPTGQDVPQSQA; from the exons GCAAGCTATGCAGCCATCTGTTTATCAGCGTATCTTTGTGTGGGAATGAACAGAAGCTACACAGCATTTTTGCTGCATTATTTATCAGAACCAGATTCAATAATAAAAGTTCCAGATGAACAGAAATCTTGGCTCG CCAGTTCGATAGGTTTTCTCGCTCCTTTTGGAAGCATATTTTCTGGCACtgtgatggatttttttgggcGAAAATTATATCTCTCAATGATATTCATTCCCTTCGCTCTTTCCTGGTTGACAATCTCACTGGCTAAAAGTTACACTGTGCTTTTTTTGGGCATGATGTTACAAGGTCTTGGAGGAG gaaTGTCAATGGGTGTCTCTGTTTACATCTCGGAAATATCCACCAGAGAACACCGAGGAGCTCTCTTAAGTATCATAGCAATAGCTTACAACGGCGGCGTGCTAACATGCAATTTACTCAACTATAATTTCATGTGGAACATATCGTCGATAGTATGCATGTGTCTATGCTTGATATTCATGGTGCTAGTAAGTTTCTTACCAGAATCTCCGATTTGGTTGTACAACAAAGGACGTACCGAAGAAGCCATCAAAATACTATGCTCTCTCAGAGGCTCGGACAGAGATAAACTCGAGGCTGAAATAAAAGATATGGAGAAACATGCCCACGAACCAGTTAAAACCACTTTCAGTCAAACGTTTAAAAACATTCGCAAAGCTTGGAAGCAGTTACTAGTTGTAACAGCTTTATTCGCTCTTATGCAACATACCGGCTACTCAATTATGATCGCGTATACATTATTGGTCTTTGACCGGCTAAATTTACCATTAGATAGCTCAAAGGTCACGGTGCTTTATTCGACTTTTGGATTCATCAGCGCCTTTACAACACCTTTTTTTATGCACAGATTTGGTAGAAAAACTGTCCTATCTGTGTCTTCTCTAGGCATGGCGATAGCTATGGTCGTTGTGGGTATATacgaagaaatattttattacgAGTCGACCAAGATGTACGTATTGATCGTACCCATTGCTTTCTACTTTTATGTGTTCGCCTGCAATGTGGGTGTTTATCCCATTGGATTCATTATTGGAGGCGAAGTATTCCCCACCGAAGTACGAGGTACGATGAACGGTATGTACGGATTATTCACCAATTTCTATTGGGCGACTACCTTAAAGGTGTATCcaaaaatattacataattttggaataaaaggATTGATATGGTCATTTGCGACATCAGGAGTGATATTATGTTTGTATGGAAAGTTCCTACTGCCAGAAACCAAAGGTAAAACTCTAAATGAAATTCAAGAACAAtatttccaaaagaaaaaaccCACCGGGCAAGACGTGCCTCAATCTCAAGCTTAG